From Rhodanobacteraceae bacterium, the proteins below share one genomic window:
- a CDS encoding Phospholipid ABC transporter shuttle protein MlaC, whose protein sequence is MLKRSLLLLVAMLFGAACAAPAFAAADQSPQQIVQSIADQLGTAIQGHQAELRQNPNAVIKIIDDVVLPHFDTDYASLLVLGRHAREATPAQRVAFARAFYNALTHRYAEGLVAYTRGSVKVLPAQGPLDQRRTIVRTQVLLTSGKSLSVDYAFRKTASGDWKAYDVIIEGISYITNYRNQVDAEIQKEGIDGLIKRLQTEGAGAIDQMKQDTGN, encoded by the coding sequence ATGTTGAAGCGTTCGTTGTTGTTGCTGGTGGCGATGCTGTTCGGTGCCGCCTGTGCCGCGCCTGCATTCGCCGCCGCCGACCAGAGTCCGCAGCAGATCGTGCAGTCGATCGCCGACCAGCTCGGCACGGCGATCCAGGGGCACCAGGCCGAACTGCGCCAGAACCCCAACGCCGTCATCAAGATCATCGACGACGTCGTGCTGCCGCATTTCGACACGGATTATGCGTCGCTGTTGGTGCTCGGGCGGCACGCGCGCGAGGCCACGCCGGCGCAGCGCGTCGCGTTCGCGCGGGCGTTCTACAACGCGCTGACGCATCGCTATGCCGAAGGCCTGGTCGCCTACACGCGCGGCTCCGTGAAGGTGCTGCCCGCGCAAGGGCCGCTGGACCAGCGCCGCACCATCGTGCGCACGCAGGTGCTGCTGACCAGCGGCAAGAGCCTCTCGGTCGATTACGCCTTCCGCAAGACCGCATCCGGCGACTGGAAAGCCTACGACGTGATCATCGAGGGCATTTCCTACATCACCAACTACCGCAACCAGGTCGACGCCGAAATCCAGAAGGAAGGCATCGACGGCCTGATCAAGCGCCTGCAGACCGAAGGCGCCGGCGCGATCGACCAGATGAAACAGGACACCGGGAACTGA
- a CDS encoding putative ABC transporter, periplasmic component YrbD, with translation MNPRPSYAIGTGLFILLGFAALAYLATQTTSVANGVSSGNSYTLKARFQNIGQLKARAPVKIAGVRIGDVQSIQLEPQRMDALVTMSIDKQYNDIPDDSSAAIFTSGLLGDQYVGIEPGGSPTFLKNGDEMVLTQSAMSIENLIGKFLVNGGPKSSSSDSAPASSAAPASGHP, from the coding sequence ATGAACCCAAGACCTTCCTACGCCATCGGCACCGGCCTGTTCATCCTGCTGGGGTTCGCCGCGCTCGCGTACCTCGCGACGCAGACCACCTCGGTCGCCAACGGCGTTTCCAGCGGCAACAGCTACACGCTGAAAGCACGCTTCCAGAACATCGGCCAGTTGAAGGCGCGCGCGCCGGTGAAGATCGCGGGCGTGCGCATCGGCGACGTGCAATCCATCCAGCTGGAGCCGCAGCGGATGGATGCGCTGGTGACCATGTCGATCGACAAGCAGTACAACGACATCCCGGATGATTCCTCGGCTGCGATATTCACCAGCGGTTTACTGGGCGACCAATATGTTGGCATCGAGCCGGGCGGCTCGCCCACGTTCCTCAAGAACGGTGACGAGATGGTGCTTACCCAATCGGCGATGAGCATCGAGAACCTGATCGGCAAGTTCCTCGTCAACGGCGGTCCGAAATCGAGCAGTTCCGATTCGGCGCCCGCTTCCAGCGCAGCCCCGGCATCCGGCCATCCCTGA
- a CDS encoding Phospholipid ABC transporter permease protein MlaE — MNANLRRNWLLQGIASVGDCGLFFVAVLGALPKSLRHWRETCRQVWFVGAMSLVIVMTCGLFVGMVLALQLYYTLSIFGGTAALGTVVALSLFRELGPVVTALLVAGRAGTAVTAEIGLMRATDQLDAMSMMAVDPLAYVASPRFLAGVIAMPLLACVFNAMGIFGGHLVGVTWLGLDNGTFWGNMTSTVDLHKDILDGLYKSIVFGGVVSLIAVFQGYTAPPTSEGVAYSTTRTVVFSSIVILAFDFVMTAFMT; from the coding sequence ATGAACGCGAACCTGCGCCGCAACTGGTTGCTGCAAGGCATCGCCTCGGTCGGCGATTGCGGCTTGTTCTTCGTCGCGGTGCTGGGCGCGTTGCCGAAAAGCCTGCGCCATTGGCGCGAGACCTGCCGGCAGGTCTGGTTCGTGGGCGCGATGAGTCTGGTGATCGTGATGACCTGCGGGCTGTTCGTCGGCATGGTGCTGGCGTTGCAGCTTTACTACACCTTGTCGATTTTCGGCGGCACTGCTGCGCTCGGCACCGTGGTCGCGTTGTCGTTGTTCCGCGAACTCGGGCCAGTGGTGACCGCGTTGCTGGTGGCGGGCCGCGCGGGCACCGCGGTCACCGCGGAGATCGGTTTGATGCGCGCGACCGACCAGCTCGATGCGATGAGCATGATGGCGGTCGATCCGCTGGCCTACGTGGCGTCGCCGCGCTTCCTCGCGGGCGTGATCGCGATGCCGCTGCTCGCCTGCGTGTTCAACGCGATGGGCATTTTCGGCGGACATCTGGTCGGCGTCACCTGGCTCGGGCTCGACAACGGTACGTTCTGGGGCAACATGACTTCGACCGTGGATCTCCACAAGGACATCCTCGACGGCCTCTACAAGAGCATCGTGTTCGGCGGCGTGGTCAGCCTGATCGCGGTGTTCCAGGGCTACACCGCGCCGCCCACCAGCGAGGGCGTGGCGTACTCGACCACGCGCACGGTGGTGTTCTCGTCGATCGTGATCCTCGCGTTCGACTTCGTGATGACGGCTTTCATGACCTGA
- a CDS encoding Phospholipid ABC transporter ATP-binding protein MlaF: protein MPHAQIFAPKHDSSDALVQVRALRTRIGAKTIFDGLDLDVPRGSITAVMGPSGTGKTTLLRHITGQLRPDAGSVIVDGEDVPKLSRRALFALRERIGFLFQNSALLTDFSVFENVAFPLRQHAKLPEELLRNIVLTKLQAVGLRGAAQLMPSELSGGMARRVALARAIVFDPMLILYDEPFVGLDPIALNQVLRLIRTLNKTLGITSILVAHELAAIRQVADRVYLIANGKLVARGAPDELAHQDSPWTRQFFGGEADGPVPFQYPAPDYATELGFAERAR, encoded by the coding sequence ATGCCGCACGCTCAGATCTTCGCCCCCAAGCATGATTCGTCCGACGCGCTGGTGCAGGTGCGCGCCCTGCGCACGCGCATCGGAGCGAAAACGATCTTCGACGGGCTGGATCTCGACGTGCCGCGCGGCAGCATCACCGCGGTGATGGGACCGTCGGGTACCGGCAAGACCACGCTGCTGCGCCACATCACGGGGCAGTTGCGGCCGGATGCCGGCAGCGTGATCGTGGATGGCGAAGACGTGCCGAAACTTTCGCGGCGCGCGTTGTTCGCGTTGCGGGAACGGATCGGCTTCCTGTTCCAGAACTCGGCGCTGCTGACCGATTTCAGCGTGTTCGAGAACGTCGCGTTTCCGCTGCGCCAGCACGCGAAATTGCCCGAAGAATTGCTGCGCAACATCGTGTTGACCAAGTTGCAGGCGGTCGGTCTGCGTGGCGCCGCGCAGTTGATGCCCAGCGAACTTTCGGGCGGCATGGCGCGACGCGTGGCGCTGGCGCGTGCGATCGTGTTCGACCCGATGCTGATCCTGTACGACGAACCGTTCGTGGGGCTCGATCCGATCGCGCTGAACCAGGTGCTGCGCCTGATTCGCACGCTCAACAAGACGCTCGGCATCACCTCGATCCTGGTCGCGCACGAACTCGCCGCGATCCGGCAGGTGGCCGATCGCGTGTACCTGATCGCCAACGGCAAGCTGGTGGCGCGGGGCGCACCGGATGAATTGGCGCACCAGGATTCGCCATGGACGCGGCAGTTCTTCGGTGGCGAAGCCGACGGCCCGGTGCCGTTCCAGTATCCGGCCCCGGATTACGCGACGGAACTCGGGTTTGCGGAGCGCGCGCGATGA
- a CDS encoding Guanylate kinase, translating into MNGALASGKLFIVAAPSGAGKSTLVNALLAREPGIALSISHTTRAPRPGDVEGVQYHFVDRATFETMIAHGDFLEHANVFGNYYGTSRGAVEPILATGRDVLLEIDWQGAEQVRRAMPGCVSIFILPPSRAELERRLRARATDSEATIEKRLAASREEIAHAGAFDCIVVNDHFEDAVAALQAIVRDARAGRPLPADRHAALIAQLLA; encoded by the coding sequence ATGAATGGCGCGCTTGCCTCAGGAAAACTCTTCATCGTCGCCGCGCCGTCGGGTGCGGGGAAATCGACGCTGGTGAACGCGCTGCTGGCGCGCGAGCCAGGCATCGCGTTGTCGATTTCGCACACCACCCGTGCGCCGCGTCCGGGTGACGTCGAGGGCGTGCAATACCACTTCGTCGATCGCGCGACGTTCGAGACAATGATCGCGCACGGCGATTTCCTGGAACACGCGAACGTGTTTGGCAATTACTACGGCACGTCGCGCGGCGCGGTCGAACCGATCCTGGCGACGGGGCGCGACGTGTTGCTGGAGATCGACTGGCAGGGCGCCGAGCAGGTGCGGCGTGCGATGCCGGGATGCGTGTCGATTTTCATCCTGCCGCCCTCTCGCGCGGAACTGGAGCGTCGCCTGCGCGCACGCGCCACCGACAGCGAGGCGACGATCGAGAAACGGCTGGCGGCGTCACGCGAGGAAATCGCGCACGCTGGCGCGTTCGACTGCATCGTGGTGAACGACCATTTCGAGGATGCGGTCGCGGCGTTGCAGGCCATCGTGCGCGACGCCCGCGCGGGCCGTCCGTTGCCGGCCGATCGCCACGCGGCGCTGATAGCCCAGCTACTGGCTTGA
- a CDS encoding Lactoylglutathione lyase — MKRFHVHVNVTNLEDSIGFYSTLFGTQPSVRKPDYAKWMLDDPRVNFAISQRERAPGVDHLGLQADEPQELEEIGNRLTAADAIALAEQGTTCCYAHSDKYWAEDPQGVRWETFHTHGEATTYSAPAKASDVSHAASCCGPTGDKCAA; from the coding sequence ATGAAACGCTTCCACGTACACGTCAACGTCACCAACCTTGAAGACAGCATCGGTTTCTACTCAACCCTGTTCGGGACACAGCCGAGCGTGCGCAAGCCCGATTACGCCAAGTGGATGCTGGACGATCCGCGCGTAAATTTCGCGATCTCGCAACGCGAGCGCGCGCCCGGTGTGGATCACCTCGGCCTGCAGGCCGATGAGCCGCAAGAGCTGGAAGAAATCGGCAACCGCCTGACCGCGGCAGATGCGATCGCGCTGGCGGAACAAGGCACGACTTGCTGCTATGCGCATTCGGACAAGTATTGGGCCGAAGACCCGCAGGGTGTGCGTTGGGAAACCTTCCACACGCACGGCGAGGCGACCACATATTCAGCCCCTGCGAAGGCATCGGATGTCTCTCATGCCGCATCGTGCTGCGGCCCAACCGGTGACAAGTGCGCGGCATGA
- a CDS encoding Arsenate reductase thioredoxin-coupled, LMWP family codes for MKRVLFVCVENACRSQMAEAFARRLGAGRFEAYSAGSRPAGGVNPRAATFMAERGYDLSAHGSKPLSAFEGQSFDAVVTMGCGDACPWLPAARRVDWTLPDPKALPDDGFRTVRDEIERRVQQLLSEMEASS; via the coding sequence ATGAAGCGAGTGTTGTTCGTCTGCGTCGAGAACGCTTGTCGTAGCCAGATGGCGGAAGCCTTTGCGAGGCGACTGGGCGCGGGCCGGTTCGAGGCGTACTCGGCGGGCTCGCGTCCGGCTGGCGGCGTGAATCCGCGGGCAGCAACGTTCATGGCCGAGCGTGGCTATGATTTGAGCGCGCATGGGTCGAAGCCGCTCTCTGCTTTCGAGGGGCAGTCCTTCGACGCGGTGGTGACGATGGGTTGCGGCGACGCCTGCCCCTGGTTGCCGGCAGCGCGACGCGTGGACTGGACGCTGCCGGATCCGAAGGCACTCCCGGATGACGGGTTCCGCACGGTGCGCGATGAGATCGAACGCCGCGTGCAGCAATTGTTGTCGGAGATGGAAGCGTCGTCGTGA
- a CDS encoding Arsenical-resistance protein ACR3, with amino-acid sequence MSATLQETAPAPLGGFERWLSLWVVLCIAAGVALGRIIPGVFHALGGFEVAHINLAVGVLIWVMIVPMLMRVDFGALGTVRRHWRGMGITLFVNWAIKPFSMALLGWIFVRHLFAAWLPAAQLDSYIAGLILLAAAPCTAMVFVWSQLVRGEAHFTLTQVALNDSIMVFGFAPIVALLLGVAAIHVPWMTLLLSVLLYIVVPLVIAQVLRKHLLRRGAAALGVALKRAQPWTLVALLATLVLLFGFQGEAILHQPLVIVLLAVPITLQVLFNAALAYGLNRWLGEAHCVAGPSALIGASNFFELAVATAISLFGFTSGAALATVVGVLIEVPVMLGLVAVVNRSRGWYEARA; translated from the coding sequence GTGAGCGCAACGCTGCAAGAGACAGCGCCTGCGCCGCTGGGCGGTTTCGAACGTTGGCTCAGCCTGTGGGTGGTGCTGTGCATTGCCGCCGGCGTGGCGTTGGGACGGATCATACCGGGCGTGTTTCACGCGCTCGGCGGGTTCGAAGTCGCGCACATCAACCTCGCCGTTGGTGTACTGATCTGGGTGATGATCGTGCCGATGCTGATGCGCGTGGATTTCGGCGCGCTCGGTACGGTGCGGCGGCATTGGCGCGGCATGGGCATCACCTTGTTCGTCAACTGGGCGATCAAGCCCTTTTCGATGGCCTTGCTCGGTTGGATCTTCGTGCGGCACCTGTTTGCTGCATGGTTGCCGGCGGCGCAACTCGACAGTTACATTGCCGGACTGATCCTGCTGGCGGCGGCGCCGTGCACGGCGATGGTGTTCGTCTGGAGCCAGTTGGTGCGCGGCGAAGCGCACTTCACCCTGACCCAGGTGGCGCTCAACGACTCCATCATGGTGTTCGGTTTCGCGCCGATCGTGGCGCTGCTGCTTGGCGTCGCCGCGATCCATGTGCCATGGATGACCCTGCTGTTGTCGGTGCTGCTTTATATCGTGGTGCCGTTGGTGATCGCGCAGGTACTACGCAAGCATCTGTTGCGACGGGGCGCTGCAGCGCTCGGTGTGGCGCTCAAGCGCGCCCAGCCATGGACGCTGGTTGCGTTGCTGGCCACGCTGGTCTTGTTGTTCGGATTTCAAGGCGAGGCCATCCTGCATCAGCCGCTGGTGATCGTGTTGCTCGCGGTACCGATCACGCTACAGGTGCTGTTCAACGCGGCACTTGCCTACGGCCTCAACCGCTGGCTGGGCGAAGCACATTGCGTGGCCGGTCCTTCGGCCTTGATCGGCGCCAGCAACTTCTTCGAACTCGCGGTGGCGACGGCGATCAGTTTGTTCGGCTTCACTTCCGGTGCCGCTTTGGCGACCGTGGTCGGCGTGCTGATCGAAGTCCCGGTCATGCTGGGCCTCGTCGCCGTAGTCAATCGCAGTCGCGGCTGGTACGAGGCACGCGCTTGA
- a CDS encoding Cobalt/zinc/cadmium resistance protein CzcD yields the protein MRAHDHSDDHSHDGNSHQGHSHGVSPNADKRWLTLALALLLAFMVAEVIVGIMARSLALISDAGHMLTDVGSIALALFAIRMAARPARGRYTFGFKRVEILSAQANGLTLLVLAAWFVYEAIQRLISPPPVQGSLMTLVAIAGIVVNLAVIWIMGKANRQSLNIQGSYAHILNDLYAFIATAVAGAIIWLTGWDRADAIAALVVAALMLKAGLELVRDSGRIFLEASPKNLDPAAVRASILATNGVTGINDLHIWEVTSGFPALAAHVFVRPEDDCHDKRRELETMLQDSYRIEHATLQMDHARDGSALIAGCKHDEA from the coding sequence ATGCGCGCGCACGACCATTCCGACGATCACAGCCACGATGGCAATAGCCATCAAGGCCACAGCCACGGCGTCAGCCCCAACGCGGACAAGCGCTGGCTGACGCTCGCACTGGCGCTGCTGCTCGCCTTCATGGTGGCCGAAGTGATCGTCGGCATCATGGCGAGATCGCTGGCGCTGATTTCCGATGCCGGCCACATGCTGACCGACGTGGGCTCGATTGCGCTGGCGCTGTTCGCGATCCGGATGGCCGCGCGGCCCGCGCGCGGCCGCTACACCTTCGGCTTCAAGCGCGTGGAAATCCTGAGCGCACAGGCCAACGGGCTCACCCTGCTGGTACTTGCCGCATGGTTCGTGTACGAAGCGATCCAGCGTCTGATCTCGCCGCCGCCAGTGCAAGGCTCGTTGATGACGCTTGTGGCGATCGCCGGCATCGTGGTCAATCTGGCCGTGATCTGGATCATGGGCAAGGCGAACCGGCAAAGCCTCAACATCCAGGGCAGCTACGCACACATCCTCAACGATCTTTACGCGTTCATCGCCACCGCGGTGGCCGGCGCGATCATTTGGCTCACCGGTTGGGACCGGGCCGACGCGATCGCCGCCTTGGTGGTCGCGGCATTGATGTTGAAAGCCGGATTGGAATTGGTGCGTGATTCGGGGCGCATTTTCCTCGAAGCGTCGCCGAAGAATCTCGATCCCGCTGCGGTGCGTGCATCGATCCTCGCCACCAACGGCGTGACCGGCATCAACGATCTGCATATCTGGGAAGTGACATCGGGTTTCCCGGCGCTGGCCGCGCATGTCTTCGTGCGTCCGGAGGACGACTGCCACGACAAACGCCGCGAACTGGAAACCATGCTGCAGGACAGCTATCGCATCGAACACGCCACCTTGCAGATGGATCATGCTCGCGACGGTTCCGCACTGATCGCCGGATGCAAACACGATGAGGCATGA
- a CDS encoding CzcABC family efflux RND transporter, outer membrane protein, translating into MSVLRSVPLGAACLLWCAAALAVPGSLASLPSPSSAAPPTLAAPVSLRSAVLEIWNKSPEVQAAAAELEAARARARAAARPVYNPSLTADAENADLNRRTVGISLPLDLSGKRRAREGQGDADLRAGEAGYALQRIDVASRWLKAWSDVALTARQRELGQRRVEMMQRFDELAAQRLKLGDISSPERDLAALALGEAQAQQAALTGKEAAARATLQAIAGAAAAPPTLPEGLPPQAGGVVARPIDELPQLRLARARQASAQAGVRVAQRARIPDPTLSLTGGEVRVGTVRDNVIGLSVSIPLPVFNNGSAEVDAARADADAAAANAQAQRLRLRSGLEEARTRYAALRSADAAFHSGRAAAFADRTALLEKLWRAGEISTSDYLVQLKESLNTALTGLELKSQAWQAWFDYLTAAGRLNDWIDGRTQDIPR; encoded by the coding sequence ATGTCTGTTTTGCGTTCGGTGCCGTTGGGCGCCGCGTGTCTGCTGTGGTGTGCGGCAGCCTTGGCTGTTCCAGGCAGCCTCGCTTCGCTACCTTCACCTTCCTCTGCTGCACCACCCACGCTCGCGGCGCCCGTGTCGCTGCGCTCCGCGGTGCTGGAAATCTGGAACAAGAGTCCGGAAGTACAAGCCGCCGCCGCCGAACTTGAAGCGGCGCGCGCGCGCGCCCGTGCCGCCGCCCGTCCCGTCTACAACCCGTCGCTGACGGCGGATGCCGAGAACGCCGACCTGAACCGCCGCACCGTCGGCATCAGTCTGCCGCTGGATCTCTCCGGCAAACGCCGTGCGCGCGAAGGCCAGGGCGATGCTGATTTGCGCGCGGGCGAAGCGGGGTACGCGCTGCAACGCATCGACGTTGCCTCGCGCTGGCTGAAAGCATGGTCGGATGTGGCGCTGACGGCGCGCCAGAGGGAACTTGGCCAACGCCGCGTGGAAATGATGCAACGCTTTGACGAGCTGGCCGCGCAACGGTTGAAGCTCGGCGACATCAGCAGCCCGGAGCGCGATCTCGCCGCGTTGGCGCTGGGCGAGGCGCAGGCGCAACAGGCCGCACTCACCGGCAAGGAGGCGGCGGCGCGCGCGACGTTGCAGGCCATCGCCGGGGCCGCCGCCGCGCCGCCGACGTTGCCGGAAGGATTGCCGCCGCAGGCCGGTGGCGTCGTTGCACGGCCGATCGACGAACTGCCCCAATTGCGTCTGGCGCGCGCCCGGCAAGCCAGCGCGCAAGCCGGCGTGCGCGTGGCGCAGAGGGCGCGCATTCCGGACCCGACGCTCAGCCTGACCGGCGGCGAGGTACGGGTGGGCACGGTACGTGACAACGTGATCGGCCTTTCTGTCTCGATCCCGCTGCCGGTGTTCAACAACGGCAGCGCCGAGGTTGATGCGGCGAGGGCCGATGCGGACGCCGCCGCGGCGAACGCGCAGGCGCAACGGTTGCGGTTGCGTTCGGGGTTGGAAGAAGCGCGTACCCGCTATGCGGCGCTGCGTTCGGCAGACGCCGCCTTTCACAGCGGCCGCGCTGCGGCTTTCGCGGATCGCACGGCCTTGCTCGAAAAGCTCTGGCGTGCGGGCGAAATCAGTACGTCCGATTACCTCGTCCAGCTCAAGGAAAGCCTCAATACCGCGCTGACGGGGCTGGAACTCAAGAGCCAAGCCTGGCAGGCATGGTTCGACTACCTCACCGCCGCTGGCCGTCTCAACGACTGGATCGATGGACGCACACAGGATATTCCGCGATGA
- a CDS encoding CzcABC family efflux RND transporter, membrane fusion protein — translation MNSRISICRSAAFALLTLALAHPVLAQEPAPANPLALDAKAIKDAGIVLDKAAVRPITDELKAPGEVKADAYSTVLVSPRVESQVLARKAKLGDVVKAGNPLVVLSSVQVAETQGALIVAEQDWRRIAALGPQAVSARRYNEAKVARDQARAKLRAFGLSEGQITALLRKGSARADGSYELLAPSDGRVTTDEFLTGERVEPGRTLFTLVKEDTVWVEAQLSPAEAERVQAGGGVRVLAHDASLPGTVVQRSHQTNERTRTVPVRIEVNNEKDLLHPGELVEARLAVGGTTKQLAVPAAAVVLLQNQTTVFLAKGNGRFEPAPVVAGDTRDGWTVIKQGLKAGDSYVRKGAFALKARLLRSQLGEE, via the coding sequence ATGAACTCACGTATTTCGATATGCCGTTCGGCCGCGTTCGCGCTGCTCACGCTGGCGTTGGCGCACCCGGTCCTGGCGCAGGAACCGGCGCCGGCCAATCCGCTGGCGCTGGATGCCAAAGCCATCAAGGATGCCGGTATCGTGCTCGACAAGGCGGCCGTTCGCCCCATCACCGACGAATTGAAAGCGCCCGGCGAAGTGAAGGCGGACGCCTACTCGACCGTGCTGGTATCGCCACGCGTGGAATCGCAGGTGCTGGCGCGCAAGGCCAAGCTGGGTGACGTGGTCAAGGCCGGCAACCCGCTGGTGGTGCTTTCCAGCGTGCAGGTTGCCGAAACGCAAGGCGCGCTGATCGTGGCGGAGCAGGACTGGCGGCGCATCGCCGCACTCGGTCCGCAGGCGGTCTCGGCACGCCGCTACAACGAAGCCAAGGTCGCACGCGATCAGGCGCGCGCCAAGTTGCGCGCCTTCGGGTTGTCCGAAGGCCAGATCACGGCACTGTTGCGCAAGGGCTCGGCGCGTGCGGACGGCAGTTACGAATTGCTTGCGCCATCCGACGGCCGCGTGACCACCGACGAGTTCCTGACCGGCGAGCGCGTCGAGCCGGGCCGCACGCTGTTCACCTTGGTCAAGGAAGACACCGTGTGGGTCGAGGCACAGCTTTCACCCGCCGAAGCCGAGCGCGTGCAGGCCGGCGGCGGTGTGCGCGTGCTGGCGCATGACGCTTCGCTGCCCGGCACCGTCGTGCAACGCTCGCACCAGACCAACGAGCGCACCCGCACGGTGCCAGTGCGCATCGAAGTCAACAATGAAAAGGATCTGCTGCATCCGGGCGAGCTGGTCGAAGCGCGTCTCGCCGTCGGCGGCACCACGAAGCAGCTCGCGGTGCCCGCGGCGGCGGTGGTGCTCCTGCAAAACCAAACCACGGTATTCCTCGCCAAAGGCAATGGGCGTTTCGAACCCGCACCGGTGGTGGCTGGGGATACCCGCGACGGCTGGACGGTCATCAAGCAGGGCTTGAAAGCCGGCGACAGCTATGTGCGCAAGGGCGCGTTCGCACTGAAGGCGCGCTTGCTGCGTTCGCAGTTGGGAGAAGAGTGA